One part of the Phoenix dactylifera cultivar Barhee BC4 chromosome 4, palm_55x_up_171113_PBpolish2nd_filt_p, whole genome shotgun sequence genome encodes these proteins:
- the LOC120110685 gene encoding ankyrin repeat-containing protein ITN1-like, which yields MVEKILEETPVAAVELDQDEKNIVLIAAENRQSQVYELIMKRKLMHLMQEIVFGAVDKDGNSALHLAAMLGSNRPWPIPVAALQMQWEIKWYKYVKKSTGSKFFMHHNAKGETAREIFTNTHEPLVKNAGKWINDTSQAGSVVAVFIATVAFASATTVPGGVDQNSGFPIFEGKRAFQVFALSSLIALFFSITSLITFLSILTSHHQEPHFKRILPMKLILGLTTLFLSIVANLASFCAGNFLIIEQKLKYAIYPIYAAIGLLVSFFALAQIPFYIDLLKANFGMVPQRPQKLHPL from the exons ATGGTGGAGAAAATTCTGGAGGAGACGCCGGTGGCAGCAGTTGAACTGGATCAAGATGAGAAGAACATAGTACTAATAGCAGCGGAGAACCGGCAATCCCAAGTATATGAACTTATAATGAAGAGGAAATTAATGCATTTAATGCAGGAGATTGTGTTTGGCGCCGTGGACAAGGACGGCAATAGCGCGCTACATTTGGCTGCCATGCTCGGCTCTAATAGGCCTTGGCCCATCCCTGTAGCAGCCCTTCAAATGCAATGGGAGATCAAATGGTacaag TATGTGAAGAAATCTACGGGATCCAAATTCTTTATGCATCACAATGCAAAGGGCGAGACCGCTCGCGAAATCTTCACCAACACTCACGAGCCTCTAGTGAAGAACGCTGGCAAGTGGATCAACGATACCTCGCAGGCGGGCTCCGTGGTTGCCGTATTCATCGCGACGGTGGCCTTCGCCTCTGCAACCACCGTGCCCGGGGGTGTCGACCAGAATTCAGGCTTCCCCATCTTCGAGGGCAAGCGTGCCTTCCAAGTGTTTGCCCTCTCTTCGCTCATAGCCCTCTTCTTCTCGATTACCTCTCTGATAACGTTCCTTTCTATCCTCACCTCCCACCATCAGGAGCCACATTTCAAGAGGATACTCCCTATGAAGCTGATCCTCGGCCTCACCACCCTATTCCTATCCATTGTTGCAAACCTCGCCTCCTTCTGTGCCGGCAATTTTCTTATTATTGAGCAGAAGCTAAAGTATGCGATATATCCAATATATGCAGCTATTGGCCTGCTCGTATCATTCTTTGCTCTGGCGCAGATCCCATTCTACATCGACCTCTTAAAGGCTAACTTCGGCATGGTGCCACAGCGCCCCCAGAAGTTGCATCCTCTTTGA